One segment of Cololabis saira isolate AMF1-May2022 chromosome 9, fColSai1.1, whole genome shotgun sequence DNA contains the following:
- the selenop gene encoding selenoprotein Pa, with the protein MWAGLSLLLTLCLLHGGGAESDGGGPRCQPAPPWQIGEVEPMKGAMGRVTVVALLQASULFCLVQASRMDGLRQMLETRGLKDVVYMVINHQGEEAQRLHPLLTQKLSENIVLYKQVDPLKDVWQTLNGEKDDFLIYDRCGRLTHHISLPYSIIGHGHIEGAIKDTYCNRICGDCSHESAETPEECKAGANAQPNAEGTPAVGNEDHHSHHHGHGHNGHNGHHGHHGSGHGHGHQGGNHDGGSHGSDRGQSQQGVRPQEHDRLDAGSHHMQQAVQVHQLPQEAVQAPVRPUVSGKKRUNSVYSURGTAVSDGEASPRASUCUHURRLFGDAGSEQPRGLUHCDEALPASUQUHGLTGEASGDVRETUQURLPPAAUQQPQPNG; encoded by the exons ATGTGGGCGGGCCTCAGCCTGCTCCTGACTCTCTGCCTGCTCCATGGCGGGGGGGCAGAGAGTGACGGGGGCGGGCCTCGGTGTCAGCCGGCCCCTCCCTGGCAGATAGGGGAGGTGGAGCCCATGAAGGGGGCGATGGGCCGGGTCACGGTGGTGGCCCTTCTGCAGGCTAGCTGACTGTTCTGCTTGGTGCAGGCTTCCAG AATGGATGGCCTGCGCCAGATGCTGGAGACTCGGGGTCTGAAAGATGTGGTTTACATGGTTATCAACCACCAGGGGGAGGAAGCACAGCGCCTGCACCCCTTGTTGACGCAGAAACTTTCAGAGAACATCGTTCTGTACAAACAAGTCGACCCACTGAAGGATGTTTGGCAGACActaaatggagagaaagacgACTTCCTCATCTATGacag ATGCGGCCGTCTCACCCATCACATTTCTCTTCCATACTCCATCATTGGTCATGGTCACATTGAGGGTGCAATCAAAGATACCTACTGCAACCGCATATGTGGAGACTGCTCGCATGAG AGTGCTGAGACCCCTGAGGAGTGCAAAGCGGGAGCGAATGCACAGCCCAATGCAGAAGGAACTCCAGCCGTAGGGAATGAAGATCATCACAGTCACCATCATGGCCATGGTCATAATGGTCATAACGGCCATCACGGCCATCACGGCTCTGGCCACGGTCACGGTCATCAGGGTGGAAACCACGATGGCGGTTCCCATGGCTCTGACCGTGGACAGAGTCAACAGGGTGTTAGACCACAGGAACACGACCGCCTCGATGCGGGCTCACATCACATGCAGCAAGCAGTGCAAGTACACCAGCTGCCACAGGAGGCCGTCCAAGCCCCTGTTAGGCCTTGAGTATCGGGAAAGAAGAGGTGAAACTCAGTGTACAGCTGACGGGGGACGGCCGTCTCTGACGGAGAAGCCTCTCCCCGGGCCAGCTGATGCTGACACTGACGCAGGTTGTTTGGCGATGCGGGCAGCGAGCAGCCACGCGGTCTCTGACACTGTGACGAGGCGTTGCCCGCCTCCTGACAGTGACACGGACTGACGGGGGAAGCGTCCGGTGATGTTAGGGAGACCTGACAGTGACGCTTGCCTCCTGCTGCTTGACAGCAGCCTCAGCCAAACGGGTGA